In Gigantopelta aegis isolate Gae_Host chromosome 6, Gae_host_genome, whole genome shotgun sequence, the following are encoded in one genomic region:
- the LOC121375150 gene encoding small ubiquitin-related modifier 2-A-like: protein MSEDQSRQQKVDDVKSESNQHINLKVTGQDGSVVHFKIKRSTPLRKLMSAYCERSGISLSAVRFRFDGSPINEDDTPGVLEMENDDSIDVFQQQTGGSF from the exons ATGTCAGAAGATCAGAGCAGGCAACAaaag GTGGATGATGTGAAATCTGAATCCAACCAACACATCAATCTAAAAGTGACTGGCCAAGATGGAAGTGTAGTGCACTTCAAAATTAAAAGGAGCACACCACTCAGGAAGTTAATGTCTGCTTACTGTGAAAGATCG GGAATATCACTTTCTGCAGTTCGGTTCCGGTTTGATGGCAGCCCAATCAATGAAGATGATACGCCAGGCGTT CTggaaatggaaaatgacgacTCAATCGACGTGTTTCAACAACAGACGGGTGGGAGTTTCTGA